One genomic window of Peteryoungia desertarenae includes the following:
- a CDS encoding DUF1349 domain-containing protein, with amino-acid sequence MTVRQLNAGNWLNPPAIYTQSDEELTLETGSQTDFWRDTLYGFRRDNGHAFLTGVDGDFTAYLTFKGDFQALYDQAGLMLRQDEAHWIKAGIEVTDGMLNMSVVVTRQTSDWSTFGLPTSEQSHRLRITRKGAAVIVQFRNVRSRWQLLRVANFPEGPAQLGPMACSPQRSQLRVTFTEFHITPPVEQALHDETIA; translated from the coding sequence ATGACAGTTCGACAACTGAATGCGGGTAACTGGCTTAATCCCCCTGCAATCTATACTCAGTCCGATGAGGAACTCACGCTTGAGACGGGGTCACAAACTGATTTTTGGCGGGACACGCTCTACGGCTTCCGGCGAGACAATGGGCACGCGTTCCTGACTGGGGTAGACGGCGACTTCACCGCTTACCTTACGTTCAAAGGAGACTTCCAGGCACTGTACGACCAGGCAGGGCTGATGTTGCGCCAGGACGAGGCTCATTGGATCAAAGCGGGTATCGAAGTCACCGACGGGATGCTCAACATGTCGGTCGTTGTTACGCGACAAACATCGGATTGGTCGACTTTTGGCCTGCCGACGTCTGAACAATCGCATCGACTACGGATCACGCGGAAAGGCGCCGCCGTCATCGTCCAGTTCCGCAACGTGCGGAGCCGATGGCAGCTGCTACGAGTGGCAAATTTTCCCGAGGGGCCGGCGCAGCTTGGACCGATGGCTTGCTCGCCCCAGCGATCCCAATTGAGGGTCACCTTCACCGAATTTCATATCACACCGCCTGTCGAACAGGCGTTGCACGACGAAACCATTGCGTAA
- a CDS encoding CerR family C-terminal domain-containing protein, translating to MSTIPPSSPRRQDGAATREQLLRAACEIFAEHGFDRASGRQITARAGANVAAINYHFGGFETLYAEVLAAAHAKIVGLDELIEIEGGPGHAATKLRALIDLAVKSVTSLDETNWALRILRREFQAPSPAFHILEDREMLPKRAAARRLVAEIAGWPEDDPRVARIVLSILSPVDAVLLGDPDVMLRSYTALSEEPVAATKLAEHLFAFALGGIAAVTGKSDLLAHLPPPLEI from the coding sequence ATGAGCACGATCCCACCTTCGAGTCCTCGCCGCCAGGATGGCGCCGCAACGCGCGAGCAATTGCTGCGCGCCGCGTGTGAGATATTCGCCGAACACGGCTTTGATCGCGCCAGCGGACGTCAAATCACGGCTCGCGCAGGCGCGAACGTTGCTGCGATCAACTATCACTTCGGCGGGTTCGAGACCTTGTATGCAGAGGTGCTGGCCGCTGCCCATGCAAAAATCGTAGGGCTTGACGAACTTATCGAGATTGAAGGCGGTCCGGGTCATGCAGCGACCAAGTTGCGCGCCTTGATAGACCTGGCAGTCAAATCGGTGACCTCTCTAGACGAGACGAACTGGGCGCTTCGGATACTGAGACGAGAGTTCCAAGCTCCGTCACCTGCGTTCCACATTCTGGAGGATCGGGAAATGCTCCCCAAGCGAGCCGCCGCCCGCCGTCTGGTAGCGGAAATCGCTGGCTGGCCAGAAGACGATCCTCGTGTCGCAAGGATCGTCTTAAGCATTCTGTCGCCCGTGGATGCGGTTCTGTTAGGAGACCCAGATGTCATGTTGCGCAGTTACACCGCTCTCTCAGAGGAGCCTGTCGCAGCGACAAAACTGGCAGAGCATCTCTTTGCCTTTGCTCTGGGAGGGATCGCCGCCGTAACGGGCAAAAGCGACCTCTTAGCCCACCTGCCGCCGCCGCTTGAAATCTAA
- a CDS encoding helix-turn-helix domain-containing protein, which translates to MTTKRKFKSDAFEAIHSAVEGMYAAGTIDKETMRTFDEDCLVIPRELTPGEIKALRENNHVSQPVFARYLNTSQSTVQKWETGAKRPSGPALKLLSIVQKHGLQMLA; encoded by the coding sequence ATGACAACTAAGCGCAAGTTCAAGAGCGATGCATTTGAGGCGATCCATAGCGCGGTCGAGGGTATGTATGCCGCTGGCACCATCGACAAGGAAACCATGAGAACCTTCGATGAGGACTGCCTGGTCATTCCACGGGAACTGACACCTGGTGAGATCAAGGCACTGCGCGAGAACAATCATGTAAGCCAGCCGGTCTTTGCCCGCTATCTGAACACCAGCCAATCGACGGTCCAGAAATGGGAGACCGGCGCCAAGCGACCGAGCGGACCGGCGCTCAAGCTTTTGTCAATCGTGCAAAAACACGGGCTGCAGATGCTGGCATGA
- a CDS encoding GNAT family N-acetyltransferase translates to MLVQVRPYAPLTDLEPCLKIWRQASEVGHPFLSSEKLDADAIKVREIYMPNAEILVIEVGKKIAGFIALIGDFVGGLFVDPEAHRMGIGRRLVDAAKQSRAELTVDVYAQNENAISFYGAVGFREIGRKPTDDQGRPHPLIVMKLGEEGSAIA, encoded by the coding sequence ATGCTGGTACAAGTTAGACCCTATGCCCCCCTCACCGACCTCGAGCCCTGCCTGAAAATCTGGCGTCAGGCTTCAGAAGTAGGTCACCCTTTTCTCAGCTCGGAGAAGCTCGATGCTGATGCCATCAAAGTCAGAGAGATCTACATGCCGAACGCGGAAATCCTTGTGATCGAGGTTGGTAAGAAGATCGCCGGATTTATTGCCCTCATCGGAGACTTCGTGGGGGGCTTGTTCGTCGACCCCGAGGCTCATCGGATGGGGATCGGACGACGTCTGGTAGATGCGGCCAAGCAGTCACGAGCGGAGCTCACGGTCGATGTATATGCCCAGAACGAAAACGCTATAAGCTTCTATGGGGCGGTGGGGTTTCGTGAAATCGGACGAAAGCCAACCGACGACCAAGGGCGCCCCCACCCCTTGATAGTCATGAAGCTCGGCGAAGAGGGCTCCGCGATCGCCTGA
- a CDS encoding NADPH-dependent F420 reductase — translation MTSKTGKWSHGMRIAIIGKGNVGSAIAYGLKGKRHSVTLGVRNPQAAATQELAVAAGARTASPQDAAAAADIVILALPWAAAETAVKALGDLSGKIVIDCTNPLGMVDGSLGLTVGHSNSGGEIVQGWLPSSHVVKTLNQVGAEVMADKSGLPLRPVMFMAGNDDIAKTQVAALLTDLGFEAFDAGDITRARILEPYALVWINQALLRGKGRNWAFAAVSRKENQDG, via the coding sequence CTGACCTCCAAGACAGGCAAGTGGAGCCATGGCATGCGTATCGCAATCATTGGAAAAGGGAATGTCGGCAGCGCCATCGCGTACGGCCTGAAGGGCAAGCGCCATTCGGTGACGCTTGGCGTGCGCAACCCGCAGGCCGCCGCGACGCAGGAATTGGCCGTTGCAGCCGGTGCCAGGACAGCCAGTCCACAAGACGCTGCGGCCGCGGCGGACATCGTCATCCTGGCCCTGCCATGGGCGGCGGCCGAAACGGCCGTAAAGGCACTGGGTGACCTGTCAGGCAAGATTGTCATCGACTGTACGAACCCGCTCGGCATGGTCGATGGTTCGCTTGGCCTGACCGTCGGCCATTCGAATTCGGGCGGCGAAATCGTCCAGGGCTGGTTGCCCTCTTCCCACGTGGTGAAGACCCTCAATCAGGTTGGCGCGGAGGTTATGGCGGACAAGTCCGGCCTTCCGCTGCGACCAGTCATGTTCATGGCAGGCAATGACGATATTGCCAAGACGCAGGTTGCGGCCCTGCTGACAGACCTTGGCTTCGAGGCTTTCGATGCGGGCGACATCACCAGGGCGCGCATTCTCGAACCCTATGCCCTGGTCTGGATCAATCAGGCCCTCTTGCGCGGCAAGGGGCGAAACTGGGCCTTTGCCGCCGTTTCCCGAAAGGAGAATCAAGATGGGTGA
- a CDS encoding DUF1778 domain-containing protein: MPTSHTSKSSDASVPLNMRIKPASRNLIDRAAELLGKTRTDFMLEASERRAEEVLLDRTIFTVDPEIYAEYLARLDAPTQPNERLARTMSTKAPWDEA, encoded by the coding sequence ATGCCGACCTCACACACGAGCAAAAGCTCGGATGCAAGCGTACCACTGAATATGCGCATCAAGCCTGCGAGCCGCAACTTGATTGATCGAGCCGCTGAGTTGCTTGGTAAGACGCGCACGGATTTCATGTTGGAGGCTTCCGAGCGCCGAGCCGAGGAGGTACTCCTCGACCGCACTATCTTTACGGTAGACCCGGAAATCTATGCTGAATACCTTGCCCGGCTCGATGCACCCACGCAGCCCAACGAGCGTTTAGCACGCACCATGTCGACCAAAGCACCGTGGGATGAGGCGTGA
- a CDS encoding SDR family oxidoreductase: MKTILITGASSGIGLATARHFQANGWNVIATMRAPSEDSALANLDNVLVTRLDVTDAVSIPAAVAAGIERFGKIDVLLNNAGYGAYGALEAFTMERIRRQFDTNVVGLLEVTKAVLPHMRKNRSGTVINISSIGGQITFPLGTLYHGTKFAVEGLSEALHYELEPLGIRVRIVEPGMIKTNFGGRSFDFAIDEDLSDYAPTAEAMGRLFGKLASNPSAPEIVAQVIWDAAHEEGDRLRFRAGEDADRLLDARKSQDDGTFIGGIKTLMSG, encoded by the coding sequence ATGAAAACCATTTTGATCACAGGGGCCTCTTCGGGCATCGGCCTGGCAACGGCGCGGCACTTTCAGGCAAACGGTTGGAACGTCATCGCCACGATGCGTGCTCCGTCCGAAGACAGCGCGCTTGCCAATCTGGACAATGTGCTGGTGACGCGGCTGGATGTAACAGATGCGGTCTCAATCCCGGCGGCGGTGGCGGCGGGCATTGAGAGGTTCGGTAAGATCGACGTGCTGCTTAACAACGCGGGCTACGGCGCTTACGGTGCGCTTGAGGCGTTCACGATGGAGCGTATCCGGCGGCAGTTCGACACCAATGTTGTCGGGCTTCTTGAAGTGACCAAGGCCGTTCTGCCCCATATGCGCAAGAATCGTTCCGGTACGGTCATCAATATCTCTTCCATAGGCGGTCAGATCACCTTTCCCCTCGGCACCCTGTACCACGGCACCAAGTTCGCAGTCGAAGGCCTGTCCGAGGCCCTGCACTACGAGCTCGAACCGCTTGGCATTCGGGTGCGCATTGTCGAACCCGGCATGATCAAGACGAACTTCGGCGGCCGGTCTTTCGATTTCGCAATTGATGAAGACCTTTCGGACTATGCACCGACTGCCGAGGCTATGGGACGCCTGTTCGGCAAATTGGCTTCAAATCCTTCCGCGCCTGAAATAGTCGCGCAGGTTATTTGGGATGCCGCGCATGAGGAAGGAGATCGTTTGCGTTTCCGCGCAGGAGAAGATGCCGACCGTTTGTTGGACGCGCGAAAGAGCCAGGATGATGGAACCTTCATCGGCGGCATCAAGACGTTAATGAGCGGTTGA
- a CDS encoding LysR family transcriptional regulator, which translates to MSDIDEIKLRRLDLTVLLVFLNLMRDRKAVLVADRMGLTQSSISHALKRLRDTFGDALFLRKPHGMEPTAVAIRLEPQIRKAVDALNGALASPELFDPASASGVLRLGAYDSEMAVLIPQLVARIQAEAPGLKLAARALGRRDALDALETGELDLAIGFFWDLPATVLATPLNEERYLTVARRGHPLFEEGFSLRRYLTARHLVVSPNGDLSGIVDRSLERLGKTRNVVCAVPQFFPALATLAASDLVATLPATLVRQFSASFDLDCREPPLEIRRFTISLVRHRRNEKNTKLDWIGDIMRDLESDRYQRAPD; encoded by the coding sequence ATGTCAGATATCGATGAAATAAAACTGAGGAGACTGGACCTTACCGTCCTGCTGGTCTTTCTCAACCTGATGCGCGACCGCAAGGCGGTGTTGGTCGCCGACCGCATGGGCCTGACGCAATCGTCGATCAGCCACGCCCTGAAGCGGCTCCGGGATACGTTCGGCGACGCATTATTCCTCAGGAAGCCGCATGGCATGGAGCCCACCGCCGTCGCCATTCGGCTGGAGCCGCAGATCAGAAAGGCGGTTGATGCGCTCAACGGCGCCCTCGCATCGCCCGAGTTATTCGATCCGGCAAGCGCATCCGGCGTGCTGAGGCTCGGCGCCTATGACAGCGAGATGGCCGTACTGATTCCGCAACTGGTTGCCCGCATTCAGGCTGAAGCGCCGGGACTGAAGTTGGCAGCGCGGGCCCTTGGTCGCCGTGATGCGCTCGATGCCCTTGAGACGGGCGAACTTGATCTTGCCATTGGCTTCTTCTGGGATCTGCCAGCCACCGTCCTCGCCACCCCGCTGAATGAGGAGCGATACCTGACCGTGGCAAGACGTGGTCACCCCCTTTTTGAGGAAGGATTTAGTCTCAGGCGATACCTCACTGCCCGCCATCTGGTTGTCTCACCCAACGGAGATCTTTCCGGCATTGTGGACCGATCGCTGGAGAGACTTGGAAAGACTCGCAATGTCGTTTGCGCCGTCCCGCAATTTTTCCCAGCCCTGGCAACACTTGCCGCCAGCGATCTGGTGGCAACGCTCCCCGCAACGCTGGTCCGACAATTCTCAGCCTCCTTCGACCTTGATTGCCGCGAGCCTCCACTTGAAATCCGCCGCTTTACCATATCGCTCGTGCGTCACCGGCGAAACGAGAAGAACACGAAGCTGGACTGGATTGGCGACATCATGAGAGACCTTGAGAGCGACCGCTATCAGAGAGCGCCGGATTGA
- a CDS encoding type II toxin-antitoxin system RelE/ParE family toxin, with protein MSERVFKTAWFAKAAKKARISDKALSKAIRQVALGQADDLGGGVFKKRLNDNMHRSIVLAKTREFWVFAYLFAKKDRANIEDDELVAFRTLADLYRRKTKGDLDAEIESGALLEVDHDN; from the coding sequence ATGTCAGAACGAGTGTTCAAAACCGCGTGGTTTGCCAAGGCAGCGAAGAAGGCGCGCATTTCAGACAAGGCTCTGTCGAAGGCGATCCGTCAGGTTGCTCTCGGACAGGCCGACGACCTTGGCGGAGGCGTCTTCAAGAAGCGGTTGAACGACAACATGCACCGATCAATCGTTCTGGCAAAGACCCGGGAGTTCTGGGTGTTTGCCTATCTCTTCGCTAAGAAGGATCGGGCGAACATCGAGGACGACGAGTTGGTTGCGTTTCGAACGCTCGCCGATCTCTATCGGCGCAAGACGAAGGGCGACCTCGACGCTGAAATCGAGAGCGGTGCATTGCTGGAGGTGGACCATGACAACTAA
- a CDS encoding low temperature requirement protein A has protein sequence MTDKPAHLLSVAHAEGRKTTWFELFFDLVFVTAVAGLASRFGEHYTLAGAVEFAFLFLVLWWLWLGHTFHATRFDEDRLHQRLTGLAQMLAMVIVAYGTGDAFGERVRAFALGIAAFKALLAMSYLSQSHRAGLDRLVKLYAAIYSLQALAWTSSVLVDPDTRLMLWIAAFALDVVSPFIVAKETWRAPPHPEHLPERFGLFTIILLGESFASAAHGLDHAGHLTGEGLAVAACGTALAFLFWTGYFHRARGSSERHVADAASGQKLRLWAYGHIPLYLGIAGMAAGTLFMAHHTHPHGAEPWLYSGAAAMAMFGVTLVAVASRPGDAKPGSARPYIAIALLTAFGGGIGLIGGAPIMALAILLLACLQVFVSVRAANRME, from the coding sequence ATGACCGACAAGCCCGCGCACCTGCTGTCCGTCGCCCATGCCGAAGGCCGCAAGACGACGTGGTTCGAACTGTTCTTCGACCTCGTTTTCGTGACGGCGGTGGCGGGCTTGGCCTCCCGTTTCGGCGAACACTACACTCTCGCCGGCGCCGTCGAATTCGCCTTCCTGTTTCTCGTGTTGTGGTGGCTCTGGCTCGGACATACCTTCCACGCCACCCGGTTCGACGAGGACAGGCTTCATCAGCGCCTGACCGGTTTAGCCCAGATGCTGGCCATGGTAATTGTCGCCTATGGCACAGGAGACGCCTTTGGCGAACGGGTTAGAGCCTTCGCGCTCGGCATCGCTGCCTTCAAGGCCCTGCTTGCCATGTCCTACCTGTCTCAATCGCATCGGGCGGGTCTGGACCGCCTCGTAAAGTTGTACGCCGCGATTTACAGTCTGCAGGCGCTCGCCTGGACAAGCTCCGTACTTGTCGATCCCGACACACGCCTCATGCTCTGGATTGCAGCTTTCGCGCTCGATGTCGTGTCGCCCTTTATCGTGGCAAAGGAAACATGGCGCGCACCGCCGCATCCCGAACACCTGCCGGAGCGTTTCGGCCTGTTTACGATCATCCTGCTTGGAGAGAGCTTTGCCTCTGCCGCGCATGGCCTTGATCATGCAGGGCACCTTACCGGTGAGGGGTTGGCGGTAGCAGCTTGCGGCACGGCACTCGCCTTCCTGTTCTGGACCGGCTATTTCCATCGCGCCCGCGGTTCCTCCGAACGGCATGTGGCTGATGCGGCTTCGGGCCAGAAACTGCGCCTGTGGGCCTATGGCCATATCCCGCTTTATCTCGGAATCGCCGGCATGGCGGCAGGCACGCTGTTCATGGCCCACCACACCCATCCGCATGGCGCCGAGCCGTGGCTCTATAGTGGGGCGGCTGCCATGGCGATGTTCGGCGTCACACTGGTGGCGGTCGCTTCGCGACCTGGCGATGCAAAGCCTGGTTCTGCGCGGCCCTATATCGCCATCGCCCTGCTGACGGCGTTCGGTGGCGGCATCGGTCTGATTGGCGGCGCTCCAATCATGGCGCTGGCGATCCTACTGTTAGCCTGCCTTCAGGTTTTCGTTTCCGTGCGGGCCGCAAACAGAATGGAATAG
- a CDS encoding antibiotic biosynthesis monooxygenase — protein sequence MSDPVTIVLRRKVKPGREADYEAWLKRLTEGAASRFSGYLGAEFHRPGANGAYRSVFRFDSIDRLDAFERSDFRMQMLNEAEPLFDADAAWERMTGLEFWFDPPADTKVPQPSPHRMALGPFMTGWPIALRVLVTVTIQVGLMTYVIMPRLTPMITRFIDPKTKTL from the coding sequence ATGAGCGATCCCGTCACCATTGTTCTGCGCCGCAAGGTCAAGCCTGGCCGCGAAGCCGACTATGAGGCCTGGCTCAAACGACTGACCGAAGGTGCGGCCAGCCGGTTTTCTGGTTATCTCGGCGCGGAATTCCATCGGCCCGGCGCGAATGGTGCCTATCGCAGCGTGTTCCGGTTTGACAGCATCGACCGTCTCGATGCCTTTGAGCGCTCCGATTTCCGCATGCAAATGTTGAACGAAGCCGAGCCGCTGTTTGACGCGGATGCCGCCTGGGAGCGCATGACCGGCCTGGAATTCTGGTTCGATCCGCCAGCGGATACGAAAGTGCCGCAGCCATCACCGCATCGCATGGCGCTTGGCCCCTTCATGACCGGTTGGCCAATTGCACTCCGCGTGCTCGTCACCGTGACAATCCAGGTCGGACTGATGACCTACGTCATCATGCCGCGTCTGACACCGATGATCACCCGCTTCATCGACCCCAAGACCAAGACACTCTAG
- a CDS encoding GFA family protein — translation MGDRLEGACHCGSIRLALPRSAAGVLACHCLDCRKMHGNYNAFIASPIEDVTLEGDEALVWYQSSNSSRRAFCRTCGSRVLKEVTPAGRWLISAGLIDGSTGKHIIKNLWEQSKPDWYDLPPVTA, via the coding sequence ATGGGTGACAGGCTTGAAGGTGCATGCCATTGCGGCAGTATCCGGCTTGCACTGCCGCGTTCTGCAGCGGGCGTTCTCGCCTGCCATTGCCTGGACTGCCGCAAGATGCACGGAAACTACAATGCGTTCATCGCTTCACCAATTGAGGACGTGACACTCGAAGGCGATGAAGCGTTGGTCTGGTACCAGTCTTCGAATAGTTCGCGCCGCGCCTTTTGCAGAACATGCGGAAGTCGAGTCCTGAAGGAAGTCACACCGGCAGGACGATGGCTGATCTCTGCTGGCCTGATCGACGGTTCTACAGGCAAACACATCATTAAGAACCTCTGGGAGCAATCGAAGCCGGACTGGTACGACCTGCCACCGGTAACGGCATGA
- a CDS encoding type 1 glutamine amidotransferase domain-containing protein yields MTAAIDTYGKKKVLMIAANPGTSPTTGWPIGFWWAELTHPYWVFTEAGYEVDIISPKGGDLQADGFSDPEDQSGYSAHDLISLGFKKSATHSAKLKGTKSIAEVSLDGYDAIFLAGGQSPMVTMIDDADLHAFVAKAYEAGKIVAIVCHGTCVLLKTTLSNGDLLVKGKTWTGFANSEEAYADAFVGQKIQPFWIEEEAKKIEGTNFIVDSMFKPFAIRDGNLITGQQQYSGGAAAQLVVETLGR; encoded by the coding sequence ATGACTGCTGCCATTGACACTTACGGCAAGAAGAAAGTTCTGATGATCGCTGCCAATCCGGGCACATCGCCAACCACCGGCTGGCCGATCGGCTTCTGGTGGGCGGAACTGACCCACCCCTATTGGGTCTTCACGGAAGCCGGCTATGAGGTCGATATCATATCGCCCAAGGGCGGCGACCTGCAGGCCGACGGCTTCTCCGATCCGGAAGATCAATCGGGCTACTCCGCCCATGATCTGATCTCGCTCGGCTTCAAGAAGTCCGCAACCCATTCGGCAAAGCTGAAGGGCACCAAATCCATCGCCGAGGTCAGCCTTGACGGCTACGACGCGATCTTCCTCGCCGGCGGTCAATCGCCGATGGTGACCATGATCGACGATGCCGACCTGCATGCCTTTGTCGCCAAGGCTTATGAAGCAGGCAAGATTGTCGCCATCGTCTGCCACGGCACCTGTGTGCTCCTGAAGACAACGCTCTCCAACGGCGACCTGCTCGTGAAGGGCAAGACCTGGACTGGCTTTGCCAATTCCGAGGAAGCCTATGCCGATGCCTTTGTCGGCCAGAAGATCCAGCCCTTCTGGATTGAGGAGGAGGCGAAAAAGATCGAGGGCACGAACTTCATCGTCGATTCCATGTTCAAGCCCTTCGCCATCCGCGACGGAAACCTGATCACCGGCCAGCAGCAATATTCCGGCGGCGCGGCGGCGCAACTCGTCGTCGAGACGCTTGGCCGCTGA
- a CDS encoding SDR family oxidoreductase: MKNVLITGIAGGFGKPTALALLARGNVVAGSVRSRSGKNAATVAELESAGAKIVELDVTDSASTERGVSDAISQLGGLDILFNNAGIGSYGIQELMSPEDMARVFDVNVMGVQRVMRAALPHLRAQGRGTILYTSSLIGRIATPFYGTYSASKWALEAMVECYRTELSGFGIESCLIEPGAMPTAFFDGMVAPNDPARETEYGDFAGVPAISSAGLAGMLAATPEQRPERIAEAIVALLDLPFGKKPFRTVVDYVGVGPEIERYNDVLHGVTRNVFTNFGIEQMLDLNA, from the coding sequence ATGAAAAATGTTCTCATTACAGGTATTGCAGGTGGCTTTGGCAAGCCCACGGCCCTGGCTCTCCTGGCAAGGGGCAACGTCGTCGCCGGAAGCGTCCGTAGTCGCAGCGGAAAAAATGCCGCGACAGTCGCAGAACTCGAATCAGCGGGCGCTAAGATCGTCGAATTGGACGTGACCGACTCGGCCAGCACCGAGCGCGGCGTATCTGATGCCATCTCGCAGCTCGGCGGGCTCGATATCCTGTTCAACAATGCCGGCATTGGCTCCTATGGTATCCAGGAACTGATGTCTCCCGAGGACATGGCACGGGTATTCGACGTCAATGTCATGGGCGTTCAACGGGTCATGCGGGCGGCGTTGCCGCATCTGCGGGCGCAGGGGCGTGGCACCATTCTCTATACTTCGAGTTTGATCGGGCGGATTGCAACGCCCTTCTACGGCACCTATTCGGCATCGAAATGGGCACTGGAAGCCATGGTCGAATGCTATCGGACGGAGCTTTCCGGGTTCGGTATCGAGTCCTGCCTGATCGAGCCCGGCGCGATGCCCACCGCTTTCTTTGATGGTATGGTCGCTCCGAACGATCCTGCACGCGAGACCGAGTATGGTGACTTCGCCGGAGTGCCGGCGATCTCCAGCGCCGGGTTGGCCGGGATGCTCGCGGCGACGCCCGAGCAGCGTCCGGAGCGCATTGCGGAAGCAATCGTCGCACTCCTGGATCTGCCCTTTGGGAAGAAGCCTTTTCGCACCGTCGTCGACTATGTCGGCGTCGGCCCTGAGATCGAGCGCTACAACGATGTGCTCCACGGCGTCACGCGGAACGTCTTCACCAATTTCGGCATCGAGCAGATGCTCGATTTGAATGCTTGA
- a CDS encoding AraC family transcriptional regulator: MTQEALLNQVSSLLDKSGLRQGALFHEVSGIHLLRHEAPTSQNATVYSPLLCLILQGAKDVGTNAKTITVRAGQSLIVSHTLPVVSRITEAAPDLPYVALVFPLDLDLLRSLAPAALPASGARPSEPFSIHLCNTDDQIEDAIRRYLRHCETNLERRLLAPITVREIHARLLIGPHGETLHKLLWHESAASRIFQATQEIQTNLARTIVVKELARDVGMSSSAFFEQFKAVTGTSPLQYQKDLRLLRARDALKTSSAKVSEIAFGVGYESSAQFSREYLRKFGRSPRQEREFVGFE; the protein is encoded by the coding sequence ATGACGCAGGAAGCACTTCTGAACCAAGTGTCGTCCTTGCTGGATAAGTCAGGGTTACGTCAGGGTGCGTTGTTTCATGAGGTTAGCGGCATTCACCTCCTGCGCCACGAGGCTCCCACCAGCCAAAATGCAACCGTCTACAGTCCATTGCTTTGCCTCATCCTACAGGGAGCCAAGGACGTGGGGACCAATGCGAAGACGATAACCGTGCGCGCCGGCCAGTCGCTGATCGTCAGCCATACCTTGCCGGTTGTCTCGCGGATTACCGAAGCAGCGCCGGATTTGCCCTACGTTGCCCTTGTCTTCCCGCTTGACCTCGACCTGCTCCGCTCGCTGGCGCCGGCTGCATTACCCGCCTCGGGCGCCCGACCTTCGGAGCCGTTTTCGATTCATTTGTGCAACACCGATGATCAGATCGAGGACGCCATTCGTCGCTATCTCAGGCATTGTGAAACGAACCTGGAGCGACGACTGCTGGCCCCGATCACCGTCCGAGAAATCCACGCCCGATTGCTGATTGGACCGCACGGGGAGACACTACATAAGCTGCTGTGGCATGAGAGCGCGGCTAGTCGCATTTTTCAGGCCACGCAGGAGATACAAACGAATCTCGCCAGGACCATCGTCGTCAAGGAACTGGCCCGAGATGTCGGAATGAGCAGTTCGGCATTTTTCGAGCAATTCAAGGCAGTGACTGGTACATCTCCGCTGCAATATCAGAAGGACCTGCGCCTGCTCCGGGCGCGGGATGCGCTTAAGACTTCCAGTGCGAAAGTGTCGGAAATCGCATTCGGTGTTGGATACGAAAGCTCGGCACAATTTTCGAGGGAATACCTACGAAAATTTGGACGATCGCCAAGACAAGAGCGTGAATTCGTTGGGTTTGAGTGA
- a CDS encoding GNAT family N-acetyltransferase, protein MTLSAPAPLADHHELAEFNSGVIELDDWLRRRARSNQTSGASRTFVVCEESRVIAYYALASGAVKQPEAPGRFRRNMPDPIPVAVLGRLAIDQSYQGRGIGRALVRDAGLRLLNAAEVLGIRGMLVHAISDDARAFYEAVGFLSSPSDPMMLMVGLHDLNNALNP, encoded by the coding sequence GTGACCCTCAGCGCACCGGCACCCCTGGCGGATCATCATGAGCTGGCTGAGTTCAATTCCGGGGTCATCGAACTGGACGACTGGCTGCGACGTCGCGCTCGTTCTAATCAAACGAGCGGCGCATCGCGGACCTTCGTGGTGTGCGAGGAGAGCCGCGTCATCGCCTATTACGCGCTCGCTTCCGGCGCCGTCAAACAGCCGGAAGCTCCTGGTCGTTTTCGGCGCAATATGCCTGATCCAATCCCGGTCGCTGTGCTTGGTCGCCTCGCCATTGATCAATCCTACCAGGGGCGTGGTATCGGCAGGGCGTTGGTGCGCGACGCGGGCCTGCGACTGCTCAATGCTGCGGAAGTACTTGGCATTCGAGGTATGCTCGTTCATGCGATTTCAGATGACGCACGAGCCTTCTATGAGGCCGTCGGCTTCCTTTCTTCTCCTTCCGACCCCATGATGCTGATGGTCGGATTGCATGACCTCAATAACGCGCTAAACCCATAG